The Haloferax sp. Atlit-12N region CGCCGAAGGCGACCTGCCGGAAGACGGCGTTGGCGACGTTACCGTGCGGTGGCGTCTCCTCGTCGGAGGAGACCTTCGAACTCGACATCGAGACGTGTGCGCCGACTTGCATGCAGAGTCCGACGACGTACCCGAACAAAGGGACTTCGGAGTCGCCGGGCCGGACGAAGACAGAACGGCTATCGTTCACGCGGCGAATCACGTCACATGACCGGACTTTCCGTCGGGACGACGGCACCCGAGGTGACGCAGACGCTCGTCGCGCCCGACGGGGACGTGAGCGAACGCAGCCTCTCGGACCTCGTCGCCGACAAGCCCGTCCTCCTCTGTTTCTACACCGCCGACTTCAGCCCCGACTGCACCGAAGAGTGGTGCGCGCTCCGCGACTTCGACTGGTTCACGAGCGGGAACGCGGTCCGCGTCGTCGGGTCGAGCAAGTCGGGCGTCGGGATGCACCGCCGCTTTATCGACCGGTACGACCTGCTGTTCCCGCTGTACGCCGATACCGACCTCGAACTCGCCGCGGCGTTCGACGTCGTCTACCGGACCTTCGGCGTCTCGAAGCGCTCGCGGCGCTCGTGTTTCCTCATCGACGAGAACCTGACCGTCCGCTACCGCTGGCTGGGCGACCACTGGCTCGACCCCACCCGCGACGTGCCGCCCCTGACGGAGGTCTACGAGGGCGTCACAGAAGCCCTCGACCTCGACGAACCGGAGACGTTCGGCTTCTGAGTCGGGGACGGCCGCGCGACTCGGCGCACGGTCTCGACCGCCCGTGTTCGGCCGCTCTGTTCTCAGTCGCCCAGTTCTCGACCGCTCACCGCGACCCCGGACGGCGGCGCACCCAGTCGTCCGCGCGGTACTTCTCGTCGACCTTCGCGCGCGCCCGGTCGAGTTCGTCGTCGGTCCACGACCCCTCGTCGGCGTCGACGAATCCCGAGAGCGACTCGGTCAGCGCCGCGACGAACTCCTCGCGGGAGGCGTCTGCGAGTTCGTCGATACCGACGACGCGCTCGCGGAACGCCTCGGGCGTCACGTCGTGACCGTCGAAGACGCCGAGGTGGGTCTCGGCGTCCACCGAGTAGGTGAGCGACCCGTGCTGGACGACGCCGTCGCGGCGGCGGTACTGGGCGTTGCCCGCGACTTTCCGGCCCGCGGCGACCATGTCGTGAGCGGGGTGGAGCGCCCGCAGGTAGCAGGCGGGGTGCCAGATGACGGGCACGTCGTCGTCGACGAAGTCCACGTCCACACCAACCGCGCGAATCGCATCGAGAATCGGCTCGCACAGCAGGTGGTAGCAGTCCATGAGGTCGCCCGGCAGCTCCGATTTCGGCGCGGCGATGGAGTAGGCCACGTCGCCGTGGCGGTCGTGGTAGATGCCGCCGCCCCCCGTCTGTCGGCGGGTCACGTCGATTCCCTCGCGGTCGCAGTAGTCCCAATCGACTGTCTCGGGGTCCTGTCCGTAGCCCAGCGAGAGGCAACTCGGCTCCCACGAGTAGACCCGAACGGTCCGGGGGCCGCCCGCGGCGGCCGTCTCGCCCGCGACCTCGTCGAGCGCCATCTGCATCGGTCCCGGTCGGACCTCCTCGCGAATCACCCGCCACTCGCGGTCGGCAATCGATCCCTGCGAATCGTCCATACGTCGGCTTCGTCCATCCGGGAGAAAGTGATTTCGACGCTCGGCCGCCGCCGCGGGCCGTCGGGCCTCGTCGCGACGGGAACCAGACCGGCGACCGACCGCCGACCGACCGGCGGCCGAGACGCCAACCGAGACGCCGACGCGAGCGATTCCGTTAAACCGCGTCGCGGTGACGTGAACCCATGAAGTTCAACCGCGTCGCCCTCGCCGCGACCGACCCCATCTCGCTGTGTGAGTTCTACGTCGAGACGCTCGGGTTCGCGCCGGTTACCGGGTCACAACGCTCGGCGACCGCCGGGGAGACGACCCTGTGGTTCGAACTCGGCGACACCGACCCCGGCCACCTCGCCTTTACCGTCTCCGCCGCGGTCGACTCCGTGGTCGCGTGGCTGGACGACCACGCGAGCGTTGACGTACTCGACACCGACGAGGGGCCGAGCGTCCGGTTCGACTTCCTCGGCTGCGACTCAGTCTACTTCGAGGACCCCGAGGGCAACGTCATCGAGTACGTCTGCTACGACGGCGACGCCGCGGGCGAGTTCGACCCGGCGACGGACCTCCGCGGCGCGACCGAGGTCGGGATGGCTGTCCCCGACGTGGAGTCGTTCGTGGCGTCGCTGACCGAGGCGCTCGGCATCGAGCCGCTGGAGTCGTTCGAGGGCGGCGACCTCGTGTTCGTCGGCGACCGAGACGCCCGCTTCGTCGTCTCGCCGGTCGGCCGCCCGTGGTATCCGACCGACAGCGAGGCGACCGTCGGTCCGGTGTCGGCGCAGTGCGACGCCGACGGCGTCTTCGACCCCGAGGGGCTTCCGTACCGCGTCAACGTTGAGTGACAACTCGTTTCAAAGAAGCGTTATTACTTCTACGAGAGTCAACGAACTGTGAACGTCTCTCGTCTCGTTAGTGCGGGGTCTCTCAGTCTCACCGGAGTGGCCCTGTTCGCCATCGTCTCAAACAGCGTCCCCTCGGTCGCGGCCGACCTCGCCGGCCTCGTCGCCGCGGGGTTCGGTCTGCTCATCTCGGTGCTCTTCGTCGCCGTCGGCCCCGTCGTCTACCGAAGCGACCTCAAGACCACCCACATCGCCCGCGTCGCCGGCTGGAACCTCCTCGGCGTCGTCGTCACCGTGTTCGTCCTCGCGCTCATCGGAAGCTACCAGCAGGCCGCGGGCGGGATGGTCAGCGAGCCGCTTTTCAGTGCGGCCGTGGTCGTCGGCGTGAGCGCCGTCGCACACGTCCTCATCGGCCTCAACGACGTGCGCCGGATTCGGACCCGCGAGCTATCGGAGCAGTACAAGCGGTCGGCGGTCATCAACCGACTCGTCCGCCACAACCTCCGGCACACCGCGCAGTTGCTCCTCGGCTGGGGCGACCAACTCGCCACCGACGGCGGCGACGACGAGACCGTCCACATCGGCGAGCGCCTGAAAGCGACCGGCGACGACCTCGGCACGATGAGCGACCAGGTCAAGACTGTCACCCAACTCGTCGACAGCGAACCCGAAGGCGAGACGGTCGACCTCCGCGCGCTCCTCGAACCGCTCGTCGACGACCACTCGGCGGACAACCCGGAGGCGACCATCACCGTCAGCGGCGACGGTCCAGTGACGGTCGTCGGCGGGACGAAGCTGAAAATCGCGTTCCGCGAAATCGTCGACAACGCCCTCGAATACGCCGGCCCCGCCCCCACAATCGAACTCGGGTACGAGCGCGTCGGCGGCGAGGTCGTCGTGCGAATCGCGGACGACGGGCCCGGCATCCCCGACCACCAGCGCGAACTCATCGAGCAGAACGTCGAAGAGAGCGACCTCGCCCACGGCAACGGCCTTGGCCTCTGGCTCTCGAAGTGGATTGTCGAGGCCTATGGCGGCGAACTCCGCCTTCCCCCGACCGACGACGGCGAGGGCGCGGTCGTCGAGTTCCACCTCGAGACGGCCTGAGCCCACGCCTCGAAGACGGCTGATACGAGAGCTATTTGCTCGGTTTTACTGTTTGAATCAGCCGCTTAGTGGATGTGCAAGTCAGTCAACGAGTTTTATGTATTTTTATTATTGCGTGTCTGATAGTTGTCATATGGCGGGCCCGGAGTCAAGCAACAGTACTGATTCGCGGGTTGATTCACACCCGACTGCATTTTTATATACTTAGTCGCATCCGGCGTTGTAGGAGGGCTAATCTACTCATTCGTATTGAATCAGCCTCTCTCCAGAGGGCTTTTGTACGGTATTACTGCTGGGATGATATTCGCTACTCTCAACGTTGTGTTTGGAGACTAACTCTCGAAAAGATGCAAGATACATCCTCGATGCGTCGCACCTCTCCGTAGCCCTGCCACGAGACACCTATCTTCCAGACTCCCCCGCCGAAACTGTGGATGAGTCGTCACACCCCTGATTTCGTATCGTCGCATGTGATTTATCGCGGCGACGTTCGCCGACTCGCGGGCCTTTTACGCCTCGCCGACGGACGGACGTGCATGGTACGGAACGTCGCCGGCGTCATGGCCGAACTCGAGCCCGAGGACTTCTACCTCCTCTCGGGCGTCGAGCAGGGCATGCGCTTCAGCGAGTGGGTCAACCGAGAGAAGCTCCCGAAGAACTCGGGGCTGACCGCCGAGGAGGTCGACTACCGCATCGACCGCTGTATGACCCGCGAGCTCATCGAGCGCAAGACCATCCAGTACGAGGGGTACAAGCTCACGGTCGAGGGGTACGACGCGCTCGCCCTCCGGACGTTCGCCCAGCGAGACACCATCCAAGGGTTCGGCGCACCCCTCGGCGTCGGCAAGGAAAGCGACGTGTTCGAGGTGCAGTCGTTCAAGCCACTCGCGCTCAAGTTCCACCGCGAGGGGTACACCAACTTCCGCGAGGTGCGCCGCGAGCGCGACTACACCTCCGAGAACCACCACGTCTCGTGGCTCTACACCGCCCGCAAGGCGGCCGAACGCGAGTACGAGGCGCTCGAAACCCTCTTTCCGCAGGTGTCGGTGCCGCGCCCGGTCGACCACAACCGCCACGCCATCATCATGGCGAAACTCGACGGCGTCGAACTCGCCAAGGCGAAACTCGAATCCGAACAGGTCACGGGCGTCCTCGACCTGATTCTCTCCGAGATGGCCGACGCCTACGAGGCCGGCTACGTCCACGCCGACATGTCCGAGTACAACGTCGCGGTCGGCGAGCGCGGCATCACAGTGTTCGACTGGCCGCAGGCCGTCCCGACCGACCACGACAACGCCCGCGAACTCCTCGCGCGCGACGCGAAGAACATCGTCGGCTACTTCCGCCGCAAGTACCCCGCCGAGATGCCCGACGAGGTTGACATCGACGCGCTGGCGGCCGCCATCGCCGAAAACGAGTTCGAGAGCGTCACCACCCACGCCTGACGGCCGCTCGCTCGGCGACGCCGGCTTTTAGCGACCCCGCTTTTCACCTGTGACGAGCGTCAGCGACCGGTCTCGTTCGCTGGGAGACCGCTCGATGGGAGAAATAAACCACATACTGCGATATGAAATTCCGGATCCGGCGTCTCAGTCTCGGAAGTCCTC contains the following coding sequences:
- a CDS encoding redoxin domain-containing protein, producing the protein MTGLSVGTTAPEVTQTLVAPDGDVSERSLSDLVADKPVLLCFYTADFSPDCTEEWCALRDFDWFTSGNAVRVVGSSKSGVGMHRRFIDRYDLLFPLYADTDLELAAAFDVVYRTFGVSKRSRRSCFLIDENLTVRYRWLGDHWLDPTRDVPPLTEVYEGVTEALDLDEPETFGF
- a CDS encoding biotin/lipoate A/B protein ligase family protein, whose translation is MDDSQGSIADREWRVIREEVRPGPMQMALDEVAGETAAAGGPRTVRVYSWEPSCLSLGYGQDPETVDWDYCDREGIDVTRRQTGGGGIYHDRHGDVAYSIAAPKSELPGDLMDCYHLLCEPILDAIRAVGVDVDFVDDDVPVIWHPACYLRALHPAHDMVAAGRKVAGNAQYRRRDGVVQHGSLTYSVDAETHLGVFDGHDVTPEAFRERVVGIDELADASREEFVAALTESLSGFVDADEGSWTDDELDRARAKVDEKYRADDWVRRRPGSR
- a CDS encoding VOC family protein; translation: MKFNRVALAATDPISLCEFYVETLGFAPVTGSQRSATAGETTLWFELGDTDPGHLAFTVSAAVDSVVAWLDDHASVDVLDTDEGPSVRFDFLGCDSVYFEDPEGNVIEYVCYDGDAAGEFDPATDLRGATEVGMAVPDVESFVASLTEALGIEPLESFEGGDLVFVGDRDARFVVSPVGRPWYPTDSEATVGPVSAQCDADGVFDPEGLPYRVNVE
- a CDS encoding sensor histidine kinase KdpD, which gives rise to MNVSRLVSAGSLSLTGVALFAIVSNSVPSVAADLAGLVAAGFGLLISVLFVAVGPVVYRSDLKTTHIARVAGWNLLGVVVTVFVLALIGSYQQAAGGMVSEPLFSAAVVVGVSAVAHVLIGLNDVRRIRTRELSEQYKRSAVINRLVRHNLRHTAQLLLGWGDQLATDGGDDETVHIGERLKATGDDLGTMSDQVKTVTQLVDSEPEGETVDLRALLEPLVDDHSADNPEATITVSGDGPVTVVGGTKLKIAFREIVDNALEYAGPAPTIELGYERVGGEVVVRIADDGPGIPDHQRELIEQNVEESDLAHGNGLGLWLSKWIVEAYGGELRLPPTDDGEGAVVEFHLETA
- a CDS encoding serine/threonine-protein kinase RIO2: MVRNVAGVMAELEPEDFYLLSGVEQGMRFSEWVNREKLPKNSGLTAEEVDYRIDRCMTRELIERKTIQYEGYKLTVEGYDALALRTFAQRDTIQGFGAPLGVGKESDVFEVQSFKPLALKFHREGYTNFREVRRERDYTSENHHVSWLYTARKAAEREYEALETLFPQVSVPRPVDHNRHAIIMAKLDGVELAKAKLESEQVTGVLDLILSEMADAYEAGYVHADMSEYNVAVGERGITVFDWPQAVPTDHDNARELLARDAKNIVGYFRRKYPAEMPDEVDIDALAAAIAENEFESVTTHA